From a region of the Ignavibacteria bacterium genome:
- a CDS encoding pyridoxal phosphate-dependent aminotransferase translates to MNFKYAKRMQNLGTETAFEVLAKAKKLEAEGKHIIHLEIGEPDFPTPDNIVQAAAKSLQGGDTHYTPSNGILPLRESIAKYMSRTRGLDFTADEVVMTPGGKPIMFFAIIALIDEGDEVLYPNPGFPIYESMIKFMGGKPVPIPLKEEKGFAFDPEDLRKLITPKTKLLIINTPQNPTGGILTKDAILKIADIVKDKDIWILSDEIYSRLIFSGEHFSIAQVPGFKERTIILDGFSKYYAMTGWRAGFGVMNKEIAPMISKLVTNSVSCTNTFVQKGCIEALEGPQDSVDQMKAEFLARRDTIVEGLNSLKGFSCIVPDGAFYAFPNITKTGYTSRELNDHLLYKANVAALSGTAFGEYGEGYLRFSYANSRENIKEAIKRIKNVL, encoded by the coding sequence ATGAATTTTAAATATGCAAAAAGAATGCAAAACCTCGGCACTGAGACTGCCTTTGAGGTTTTAGCTAAAGCAAAGAAACTGGAAGCTGAAGGCAAGCACATTATCCATCTTGAAATTGGAGAGCCTGATTTTCCGACGCCTGATAACATTGTTCAGGCAGCTGCGAAGTCATTGCAAGGCGGCGATACACATTATACTCCTTCAAACGGTATTCTGCCTTTGAGAGAGTCAATTGCAAAATATATGTCAAGAACCAGAGGTCTGGATTTTACTGCTGATGAAGTAGTAATGACACCGGGCGGGAAACCGATTATGTTTTTTGCAATCATCGCACTTATTGATGAAGGTGATGAAGTCCTTTATCCAAATCCGGGATTTCCTATCTATGAATCGATGATTAAATTTATGGGAGGCAAACCAGTTCCTATTCCGTTAAAGGAAGAAAAAGGATTTGCCTTTGACCCTGAGGATTTAAGAAAATTAATTACACCAAAGACTAAACTTTTAATAATTAATACACCTCAGAACCCAACAGGCGGAATTCTTACAAAAGATGCTATTCTTAAGATTGCAGATATTGTAAAGGATAAAGATATCTGGATACTGAGCGATGAGATATATTCACGTTTGATATTTTCAGGCGAACATTTCAGTATTGCACAGGTTCCGGGCTTTAAAGAGAGAACTATTATACTTGACGGTTTCTCAAAGTATTACGCAATGACAGGATGGAGAGCGGGTTTTGGTGTAATGAACAAAGAGATTGCTCCAATGATTTCCAAATTAGTTACAAACAGCGTATCATGCACAAACACATTCGTTCAGAAAGGATGTATTGAAGCACTCGAAGGTCCGCAGGATTCAGTCGACCAGATGAAAGCAGAGTTCCTTGCACGCCGGGATACCATTGTTGAAGGATTAAATTCTCTAAAAGGATTTTCATGTATCGTTCCTGACGGTGCATTCTATGCTTTCCCGAATATAACAAAGACGGGTTATACATCAAGAGAGCTTAATGACCATCTGCTATACAAAGCTAACGTAGCAGCGTTATCAGGTACGGCTTTCGGCGAATACGGCGAAGGATATCTGAGATTCTCTTATGCTAATTCAAGAGAGAATATAAAGGAAGCAATTAAAAGAATTAAAAACGTTTTATAA
- a CDS encoding 5'-nucleotidase C-terminal domain-containing protein yields MLKSKIIYIISGFLLFFNSVSNSTEIPFTIIHFSDSHSYVLGLGEKNIQGEYTKGGISRLATFIANTRSTDSNVMVFHSGDIFTGDFFFNKYFSFPEYNVLSRLNLDAIAVGNHDLDVGPQVLYNSLDTAFHTSAVPLVSSNLNMNGFPSLTQFVYPYIIKHYDSVKIGIFGLTINDPSSNPFPVVINDSALQIAGKTTAALINQGCDVIVCLSHMGYEFDNFMASVVPGINIILGGHDHFITTQPVFVPNPAGHSTIICHPGSHYRYAGKLRFEYDNGNVIFENYSLVEINQSIPENAEIKSYVNSLKKGIINRYGDVFQNVTYAKSNISPSWNDSISFRDTPLGNLVTDAQRSLTNTQISMTAVGLTAETIYHGGVTGYDILRTMPYGYDTATGLGFNVMKFSITGAELKRGLELIFALITNNVSYFPQFAGLRFDYDKTLPIGQRVIPSSMFVNDTAFSTSANYSASANEGLLFALSQLGIQISSLTPTFTPEYICIKNFVSTFDTLNYVSTGRIKELSTAFISNETSRITGYKLYNNYPNPFNPETNIKFSVPKDGNVVIKIFDIRGKEIAEVVNKFFRTGEYTVKYNAKILSSGVYFYRMSAEDYNDTKKMVLVR; encoded by the coding sequence ATGCTAAAAAGTAAAATAATATATATTATATCAGGATTTCTTTTATTCTTCAATTCTGTTTCGAATAGCACAGAAATCCCGTTTACTATAATTCATTTCAGCGACTCACACTCTTATGTATTAGGTTTGGGTGAAAAGAACATTCAGGGCGAATACACTAAAGGCGGTATATCAAGACTTGCTACATTCATTGCTAACACACGCAGCACAGACTCGAACGTAATGGTATTCCATTCGGGTGATATATTCACAGGAGACTTCTTTTTTAATAAGTACTTTTCATTTCCTGAATATAATGTTTTAAGCAGACTGAATCTTGATGCTATTGCAGTCGGAAACCATGATTTAGACGTAGGTCCGCAGGTTTTGTACAATTCGCTTGATACTGCTTTCCATACAAGTGCCGTTCCTCTTGTATCTTCAAACTTAAACATGAACGGGTTTCCTTCATTAACTCAATTCGTTTATCCATATATCATAAAACATTACGACAGCGTAAAGATTGGAATATTCGGTCTTACAATAAACGACCCTTCAAGTAATCCGTTTCCTGTTGTCATAAATGACAGTGCTCTTCAGATTGCAGGAAAAACGACAGCAGCACTAATAAATCAAGGATGCGATGTAATAGTGTGCCTCTCGCACATGGGATATGAATTTGATAATTTCATGGCTTCAGTCGTTCCTGGTATTAACATAATTCTCGGAGGACATGACCATTTCATAACAACACAGCCGGTTTTCGTGCCGAATCCCGCGGGTCACAGCACGATAATATGCCACCCGGGAAGTCACTACAGATATGCCGGAAAACTTAGGTTCGAATATGATAACGGGAACGTAATATTCGAAAACTATAGTCTCGTTGAAATAAATCAAAGTATTCCTGAGAATGCTGAAATCAAGAGCTATGTAAATTCACTTAAAAAAGGAATAATAAACAGATATGGTGATGTTTTCCAGAATGTGACTTATGCAAAAAGTAATATTTCTCCTTCCTGGAACGATAGTATATCCTTCAGGGATACTCCTCTTGGTAATCTTGTTACGGACGCACAAAGAAGTCTTACAAATACACAAATTTCAATGACAGCCGTTGGACTGACCGCAGAAACAATTTACCATGGAGGTGTAACAGGGTACGACATTTTAAGGACTATGCCTTACGGTTATGACACTGCTACAGGACTCGGTTTCAACGTTATGAAATTCAGTATTACGGGTGCAGAACTGAAAAGAGGACTCGAACTGATATTCGCTTTAATTACGAATAACGTAAGTTACTTCCCTCAGTTTGCCGGTCTTAGATTCGATTATGATAAAACCCTGCCAATCGGTCAAAGAGTGATTCCCTCGAGCATGTTCGTAAATGACACAGCATTTTCGACATCTGCAAACTACTCTGCATCTGCTAATGAAGGTTTACTTTTTGCACTCTCACAGCTTGGGATACAGATAAGCAGCCTGACACCTACATTTACACCTGAATATATATGCATTAAGAATTTTGTATCAACATTCGATACACTTAATTATGTTTCTACTGGTAGAATCAAGGAATTAAGCACAGCTTTCATTTCTAATGAAACATCGAGAATCACTGGATATAAATTATACAATAATTATCCAAACCCTTTTAATCCCGAAACTAACATTAAATTCTCTGTACCAAAAGATGGTAACGTTGTTATTAAAATATTCGACATTAGAGGCAAAGAGATTGCAGAAGTAGTCAATAAATTTTTCAGAACAGGTGAATATACTGTAAAATATAACGCTAAAATACTTTCCTCAGGTGTTTATTTTTACAGAATGTCAGCAGAGGATTACAATGATACTAAAAAGATGGTGTTAGTAAGATAA
- a CDS encoding fibrobacter succinogenes major paralogous domain-containing protein — MKHSNLFVMILVMFLFFAVNTSYSQVTDKDGNSYKTVTIGKQDWMAENLNVEHYRNGDPIPEVQDKEEWDNLTTGAWCWYENNSANGTTYGRLYNWYAVNDPRGLAPEGWLIPSSDEWNKLTDNLGGAETAGTKLKSTSGWSEGGNGDNKSGFTAIPGGYRTHDGYFSNMGKNALFWTSTEFNSANAWFRNVIGSIPDVYAPNYGKDFGLSVRCVKD, encoded by the coding sequence ATGAAACATTCAAATTTATTTGTAATGATTTTAGTTATGTTTCTTTTCTTTGCAGTTAACACATCATATTCTCAGGTAACTGATAAAGACGGGAATAGTTATAAAACGGTTACAATCGGTAAGCAAGATTGGATGGCAGAGAATCTAAATGTTGAGCATTACAGAAACGGCGACCCAATTCCTGAAGTTCAGGATAAAGAGGAATGGGACAATCTAACGACGGGTGCCTGGTGCTGGTACGAAAACAACTCAGCGAACGGCACAACATACGGCAGGCTTTATAACTGGTATGCGGTGAATGATCCGCGCGGGCTGGCACCTGAGGGATGGCTTATACCCTCAAGCGATGAATGGAATAAACTTACGGATAATTTAGGCGGTGCAGAAACTGCGGGCACAAAGCTGAAATCAACGAGCGGATGGAGTGAGGGGGGAAACGGAGATAACAAAAGCGGTTTTACTGCAATTCCGGGAGGTTACAGAACACATGACGGTTATTTTTCAAACATGGGAAAGAATGCACTCTTCTGGACTTCTACAGAATTTAATTCAGCTAATGCCTGGTTTAGAAATGTAATAGGCAGTATTCCTGATGTATATGCTCCGAATTACGGAAAGGATTTTGGGCTTTCTGTTCGTTGTGTAAAAGATTAA
- a CDS encoding FISUMP domain-containing protein gives MKRITKYTLALSAVLFLFTGISFSQVTDKDGNVYETVKIGLQEWSAENLVVTHYRNGDEIPQVQDANEWSKLKTGAWCWYENKTENGKTYGRLYNWHAVNDTRGLAPEGWHISTDNDWQQLIDFLGDWMTSGQKLKGKNGWFNDKNGTDESGFNAVPGGIRDSDGDFYDYLKFGCFWTSTENNEANAWYYFVIHNYTDVARFDGAKERGLSVRLVKD, from the coding sequence ATGAAAAGAATAACAAAATATACATTAGCGCTAAGCGCTGTTCTGTTTCTATTTACAGGCATATCATTTTCCCAAGTTACGGATAAAGACGGGAATGTTTACGAAACAGTTAAGATAGGTTTACAGGAATGGTCGGCTGAAAATCTTGTAGTTACACATTACAGGAACGGCGATGAAATACCACAAGTGCAGGATGCAAATGAATGGTCGAAACTTAAAACCGGTGCATGGTGCTGGTATGAGAACAAAACAGAAAACGGGAAGACGTACGGCAGGCTTTACAATTGGCATGCAGTGAATGACACGCGTGGTCTTGCACCTGAGGGCTGGCATATATCGACCGATAACGACTGGCAACAGCTCATTGATTTTCTTGGCGACTGGATGACATCAGGGCAGAAATTGAAGGGTAAGAACGGCTGGTTTAATGATAAGAACGGCACCGATGAAAGTGGTTTTAATGCTGTCCCGGGCGGAATACGAGATTCAGACGGCGACTTTTATGATTACTTAAAGTTTGGATGTTTTTGGACTTCGACAGAGAATAATGAGGCAAACGCGTGGTATTATTTTGTAATCCACAACTATACTGATGTAGCAAGGTTTGATGGTGCGAAAGAAAGAGGATTATCGGTGCGGTTAGTAAAGGATTAA
- a CDS encoding T9SS type A sorting domain-containing protein, producing the protein MKKLIFLLTAVLLVTAQLYSQWVLQSTPTTNALEAIFVVNANVIYAAGDDETIIKTTNGGVNWFLLRENAAGKDYLDVYFVNENTGVAVGGLSSPIRVGLISRTTDGGLHWVDFITTDGNFLALQFVNSFTGYLGGWVNSASMSPVLKTTNAGVTWLAAVPFNCYGIECFSFLNETTGFATGSYSGGEAIFKTTNGGYSWTLHSNFGNGFWLCSVFFVNANTGWVSGNQSSPWGGLLRKTTNGGVNWTHQTNANTNETYELYFLNENTGWVAGDSPKIQKTTNGGVNWFTQSTPSGWWMWDIQFINENTGWAAGSQGKVFFTINGGGTVSVQNISTEIPNSYSLSQNFPNPFNPRTVISFQLPAVSDVMLKVYDVTGKEIATLVNERLQAGSYETTFDGSGLNSGVYFYRLTTDGFSETKRMVLIK; encoded by the coding sequence ATGAAAAAACTGATTTTCCTCCTCACAGCAGTTTTACTCGTAACCGCACAGCTATATTCACAATGGGTATTACAGTCAACACCAACCACAAATGCACTCGAAGCAATTTTTGTTGTAAATGCAAACGTAATATATGCAGCGGGTGATGATGAAACAATAATTAAAACAACAAACGGCGGTGTGAACTGGTTTTTGCTGCGTGAGAATGCAGCAGGTAAAGATTATCTTGACGTTTATTTTGTGAATGAAAATACGGGTGTAGCGGTTGGCGGGCTTTCCTCACCAATAAGAGTTGGTTTAATATCAAGAACTACAGACGGCGGTTTGCACTGGGTTGATTTTATTACAACTGACGGAAACTTTCTCGCTTTACAATTTGTAAATTCATTTACGGGATATCTTGGGGGCTGGGTGAATTCGGCTTCAATGTCACCTGTTTTGAAAACTACAAATGCCGGTGTGACCTGGCTGGCGGCAGTGCCTTTCAACTGTTATGGTATTGAATGTTTTTCATTTTTAAATGAGACAACCGGTTTTGCAACAGGAAGCTATTCAGGCGGCGAGGCGATTTTCAAAACAACAAACGGCGGTTATTCGTGGACATTGCATTCAAACTTTGGCAATGGTTTCTGGCTTTGCTCGGTTTTCTTCGTGAACGCAAACACGGGCTGGGTTTCGGGAAATCAGTCTTCACCCTGGGGAGGTCTGCTGAGAAAAACAACTAATGGAGGTGTGAACTGGACTCATCAAACGAATGCGAATACGAATGAAACATACGAGTTGTACTTCCTGAATGAAAACACAGGCTGGGTTGCGGGGGATTCACCAAAAATTCAAAAGACAACAAACGGCGGCGTGAACTGGTTTACGCAGTCAACACCATCAGGATGGTGGATGTGGGATATTCAGTTTATTAATGAAAACACCGGCTGGGCTGCGGGTTCACAAGGTAAGGTCTTTTTTACAATTAACGGCGGCGGAACGGTATCAGTGCAGAATATATCGACTGAAATACCTAATTCTTATTCGCTCAGTCAGAATTTTCCGAATCCGTTTAATCCGAGAACAGTTATCAGCTTTCAGCTTCCAGCGGTCAGTGATGTGATGCTAAAGGTTTATGATGTTACAGGGAAGGAAATTGCGACACTTGTGAATGAAAGGCTGCAGGCGGGATCGTATGAAACCACTTTTGACGGGAGCGGACTTAATAGCGGGGTGTATTTTTATAGACTAACTACGGATGGTTTTTCAGAAACGAAGAGGATGGTGCTAATTAAATAA
- a CDS encoding YCF48-related protein, whose translation MKKLIFLLTAVLLVTAQLYSQWVQQISPTPASHYNILFLNSQTGYISSVSGIILKTTDGGTNWDMPTPITYLNVFDIYFIDINTGVAVCSNTSTFNSSIYKTTNGGTNWVLKFSGSRIALRGALQFINSDTGYAGGWSIDTALVKTTDGGESWQRVYVSGAIGIDKICFIDANTGYMAGYGMDSKPSVLKTTNGGLNWTKIYSHSNAMMFMSMYFVNAYTGWVVGTSASNQSLIQKTTNAGVNWVDQMNQHPANWELYNIEMINENTGWIVGDAGQIIKTTNGGTNWRAQVDPSPGPYQPLYAVDFNNADTGWIVGGNGRIYKTTNGGGTVSVQNISTEIPSAYSLKQNYPNPFNPRTVISFQLPAVSNVMLKVYDVTGKEVATLVNERLQAGTYETTFNGSILNSGVYFYRLTTDGFSETKRMMMIK comes from the coding sequence ATGAAAAAACTGATTTTCCTCCTCACCGCAGTTTTACTCGTAACCGCACAGCTATATTCACAATGGGTTCAGCAGATATCACCAACCCCTGCTTCGCATTACAATATTCTTTTTCTGAATAGTCAGACGGGTTATATATCGTCCGTGAGTGGTATTATTTTAAAGACGACCGACGGAGGTACTAACTGGGATATGCCAACTCCAATTACATATTTAAATGTATTTGATATTTATTTCATCGATATAAATACGGGTGTTGCGGTTTGCAGTAACACATCGACATTTAATTCATCTATTTATAAAACAACAAATGGCGGCACAAACTGGGTTTTAAAGTTTAGTGGAAGTCGAATTGCATTAAGAGGGGCACTTCAATTTATAAATTCTGATACCGGCTATGCAGGTGGATGGTCGATTGATACGGCCTTAGTAAAAACAACTGACGGCGGAGAGAGCTGGCAAAGAGTTTACGTCAGCGGAGCTATAGGTATAGATAAGATTTGTTTCATCGATGCAAACACAGGGTATATGGCAGGGTATGGTATGGATAGCAAACCTTCTGTGTTAAAGACAACGAACGGCGGTCTTAACTGGACGAAAATATATTCCCATTCAAATGCTATGATGTTTATGTCAATGTATTTTGTGAATGCTTACACAGGCTGGGTAGTGGGAACAAGTGCATCAAACCAAAGTTTAATTCAGAAAACAACAAATGCAGGTGTTAACTGGGTTGACCAGATGAACCAGCACCCTGCCAACTGGGAACTGTACAACATTGAAATGATAAATGAAAATACAGGATGGATAGTAGGAGATGCAGGTCAAATAATTAAAACCACAAATGGAGGAACGAACTGGAGAGCACAGGTTGATCCTTCGCCGGGTCCTTATCAACCATTATATGCTGTTGATTTTAATAATGCCGATACAGGGTGGATAGTTGGAGGTAATGGAAGAATATATAAAACAACAAACGGCGGCGGAACGGTATCAGTGCAGAATATTTCGACTGAAATACCGTCTGCGTATTCATTAAAGCAAAACTATCCGAACCCGTTTAATCCGAGAACAGTTATCAGCTTTCAACTTCCAGCCGTCAGTAACGTGATGCTAAAGGTTTATGATGTTACTGGGAAAGAAGTTGCGACGCTTGTGAATGAAAGACTGCAGGCGGGTACGTACGAAACCACGTTTAACGGGAGCATACTTAATAGCGGCGTGTATTTTTACAGACTTACTACGGATGGTTTTTCGGAAACGAAGAGGATGATGATGATAAAATAA
- a CDS encoding T9SS type A sorting domain-containing protein has protein sequence MKYIFVVLVMLITMNVSGQWQNASNGLLGGSVCGFTTIGTDIYTAASFFTGPEITDSSGIFRSTNNGLSWTPTAFFPLRIINIFANGSRLFACTNNQGTYYTDNFGASWTSMNLEISSFGSNSTHLFATSNPNLLVSTNNGTNWATINSIYGRLLINGSNVYVYGSNYINISSNNGVNWSTSYLYTYEISLMTALGNELYAVTYSSGIIKSTDNGYTFNQTSQFSSSIIKSLIAFGTCVIAGAWGSGIIISTNGGIYWIRKNEGFDGDDYIITNLLYANGYVLAGRAYYSSGFQSYKVWRRDFQELVSVNEISSALPSKYSLSQNYPNPFNPRTKISFQLSVVSLSTLKVFDITGKEVATLVNERLQPGTYETTFDGSGLNSGVYFYRLTTDGFAETKRMVLIK, from the coding sequence ATGAAATATATATTTGTTGTTTTAGTAATGCTCATTACAATGAATGTAAGCGGGCAATGGCAAAATGCTTCAAACGGACTTTTAGGAGGTTCTGTATGCGGATTTACAACTATCGGTACTGATATATACACTGCAGCATCTTTTTTCACTGGTCCAGAAATTACTGACTCTTCCGGAATATTTCGTTCTACAAACAACGGTTTAAGCTGGACCCCAACAGCATTTTTTCCACTGCGAATAATAAATATATTCGCAAACGGTTCACGCTTGTTTGCCTGTACTAATAATCAAGGAACATATTACACCGATAATTTTGGTGCAAGTTGGACTTCGATGAACTTAGAAATTAGTTCTTTCGGTTCGAACAGCACACATCTTTTTGCCACATCAAATCCCAATTTATTAGTATCAACTAATAACGGAACAAATTGGGCCACTATAAACTCAATTTACGGTCGATTGCTCATTAACGGAAGTAATGTTTATGTTTATGGTTCTAATTATATCAATATTTCTTCTAACAATGGTGTGAATTGGTCAACTTCATATTTATATACATATGAAATATCTTTAATGACAGCTTTAGGAAATGAACTTTATGCCGTAACTTATTCCTCAGGAATTATAAAATCTACAGACAATGGTTACACCTTTAATCAAACATCACAATTCAGCAGCTCAATCATAAAATCATTAATTGCATTTGGAACATGTGTAATTGCTGGAGCTTGGGGCAGTGGAATAATTATTTCAACAAATGGAGGTATATACTGGATACGTAAGAATGAGGGTTTTGATGGAGACGATTATATAATAACAAATCTTTTGTATGCAAACGGTTATGTTCTTGCAGGTCGTGCTTATTATTCAAGTGGATTCCAATCATACAAAGTATGGAGAAGAGACTTTCAGGAATTAGTATCTGTAAACGAAATATCATCTGCATTACCATCAAAGTATTCACTATCGCAAAACTATCCGAACCCGTTTAATCCGAGAACTAAAATTAGTTTTCAGTTGTCAGTTGTTAGTTTATCGACATTGAAAGTATTTGACATTACGGGAAAGGAAGTTGCGACGCTTGTGAATGAAAGGCTGCAGCCGGGGACGTATGAAACCACTTTTGACGGGAGCGGACTTAATAGCGGCGTGTATTTTTATAGACTGACGACGGATGGTTTTGCGGAGACGAAAAGGATGGTATTAATAAAATAA
- a CDS encoding T9SS type A sorting domain-containing protein, with protein sequence MKKLLVILAMLLSMNTIAQWMPTSAPLGGTVNTLVYSESNIFAGTQYNGVFLSTNHGTNWTVKGLMGMEITSLAVSGSNIFAGANNSGVFLTTNNGSNWTAVNNGLSGQIVKAVAVVGMNVLAGTYNGGVFLSTNNGANWSSAGLTERGIWTFAVSGTSIYAGTYNTGGVYLSTDNGANWSLKGLNNIPIWSLAVSSSNIYAGTDGSVYSSIDNGTNWTENVLTSATFRIRSIVISGDRIFAGFSDQDAFHGDGVYLSTNNGVNWMNKNQGFNYPPPSIHSLLIVNSIIYAGAFSNTSGSVWKRELSEILQIQMISTEIPSAFSLSQNYPNPFNPRTVISFQLPAVSDVMLKVYDVTGKEVATLVNERLQAGTYETTFDGSGLNSGVYFYRLSTLDFTETKRMIMIK encoded by the coding sequence ATGAAAAAATTATTAGTAATCTTAGCAATGCTCTTATCAATGAACACTATTGCGCAGTGGATGCCAACATCTGCACCATTAGGCGGAACGGTTAATACATTAGTTTATTCAGAATCAAATATTTTTGCAGGAACACAATACAATGGAGTATTCTTATCAACTAACCATGGTACAAACTGGACTGTCAAAGGATTAATGGGTATGGAAATAACATCGCTTGCAGTATCAGGTTCAAACATATTTGCAGGTGCAAATAACAGCGGAGTATTTTTAACGACAAATAATGGCTCCAACTGGACTGCTGTAAATAACGGTTTAAGCGGTCAAATCGTAAAGGCAGTTGCTGTAGTGGGCATGAATGTTCTTGCAGGAACCTATAACGGAGGAGTTTTCTTATCAACAAACAACGGAGCAAATTGGTCATCTGCCGGTTTAACAGAGAGAGGTATCTGGACATTTGCGGTTTCAGGAACAAGTATATATGCCGGAACATACAACACCGGTGGAGTATATTTATCAACTGATAACGGAGCGAACTGGTCCTTAAAAGGATTAAACAATATTCCCATTTGGTCACTTGCGGTTTCAAGTTCAAATATATATGCGGGTACAGACGGCAGTGTGTATTCATCGATAGATAATGGCACAAACTGGACGGAAAATGTATTAACAAGTGCAACCTTTAGAATCAGGAGTATTGTAATATCCGGCGATAGAATCTTTGCGGGATTTTCCGACCAGGATGCATTTCATGGTGATGGTGTATATTTATCTACAAATAACGGTGTAAACTGGATGAATAAAAATCAGGGATTCAACTACCCTCCACCTTCTATTCATTCATTACTTATTGTTAACAGCATTATATATGCAGGAGCATTTTCTAATACATCAGGGTCTGTATGGAAAAGAGAACTTTCCGAAATACTACAAATACAAATGATAAGCACTGAAATACCTTCAGCATTTTCACTATCGCAAAATTATCCCAATCCATTTAATCCGAGAACAGTTATCAGCTTTCAGCTTCCAGCGGTCAGTGATGTGATGCTAAAGGTTTATGACGTTACAGGGAAAGAAGTTGCGACACTCGTGAATGAAAGACTGCAGGCGGGAACGTATGAAACCACTTTTGACGGGAGCGGACTTAATAGCGGGGTTTATTTTTATAGACTAAGCACACTTGATTTTACAGAAACAAAAAGGATGATTATGATTAAATAG
- a CDS encoding YCF48-related protein, whose product MKKLIVILLMLICNVAISQTGWFLQTTPTTKNLLDIFFINSQTGWACGDSGRIIKTTNGGSIWTEIPPFTVSKLNVIRFYNSNFGYVAGGLQTQDPFCIDNDILAKTTNGGETWTTLLSNSTWDIFYDLAVLNKDTIFATYAGTDNFCMGSSGGTYSSFNGGSNWNQFGNGWMKGISFINSSTGWATTYSISDVMIGFFGVLKTTNTGVNWNLVYGDTTLGGSYIGKIRFVDANNGYTFKRMLRKTTNGGVNWQIVDSATTYFVNSFALANKDTIWILKNSNSVLRTNNSGANWIQQLSAGGLNSIYFLDKNSGWIAGNNGIIYTTVTGGLTDVQNISTEIPSVYSLKQNYPNPFNPRTVISFQLPAVSDVMLKVYDVTGKEVATLVNERLQAGTYETIFDGSGLNSGVYFYRLTTDGFSETKRMVYLK is encoded by the coding sequence ATGAAAAAGTTAATTGTTATACTTCTTATGTTGATTTGCAATGTTGCTATTTCTCAGACGGGTTGGTTTTTGCAAACAACTCCTACAACAAAAAATTTACTGGATATTTTCTTCATAAATTCTCAGACAGGCTGGGCTTGCGGAGATTCGGGAAGAATTATAAAGACAACGAACGGCGGGAGTATCTGGACTGAGATACCTCCTTTTACAGTAAGCAAATTGAATGTAATAAGATTTTATAATTCCAATTTCGGATATGTAGCAGGGGGTTTGCAAACTCAGGATCCGTTTTGTATTGATAATGATATTCTTGCAAAGACTACAAACGGAGGAGAAACCTGGACAACGCTACTTTCAAATTCAACGTGGGATATCTTTTATGACCTTGCTGTCTTGAACAAAGATACAATTTTTGCAACTTATGCCGGTACAGATAATTTTTGTATGGGTTCATCAGGCGGAACGTACAGTTCATTCAACGGTGGCAGCAATTGGAATCAATTTGGCAATGGTTGGATGAAAGGAATCTCATTTATAAACTCAAGCACAGGATGGGCAACAACTTACAGTATTAGTGATGTAATGATTGGATTTTTTGGAGTTTTGAAAACTACTAACACAGGTGTGAACTGGAATTTAGTATATGGTGATACTACCTTGGGAGGTTCATACATTGGAAAAATAAGATTCGTTGATGCAAATAATGGATATACTTTTAAGAGAATGCTTCGTAAAACAACAAATGGCGGTGTGAATTGGCAAATAGTTGATTCGGCAACTACATACTTTGTAAATAGTTTTGCTCTTGCTAACAAAGATACAATATGGATATTAAAAAATTCTAACTCAGTTTTAAGAACAAACAACAGCGGGGCTAACTGGATTCAGCAATTATCCGCGGGAGGTTTAAACTCAATTTATTTTCTCGATAAAAACTCAGGTTGGATTGCAGGCAACAACGGAATAATTTATACAACTGTGACGGGAGGTTTGACAGATGTTCAGAATATTTCAACTGAGATTCCTTCAGTGTATTCATTAAAGCAAAACTATCCGAACCCGTTTAATCCGAGAACAGTTATCAGCTTTCAGCTTCCAGCGGTCAGTGATGTGATGCTAAAGGTTTATGATGTTACAGGGAAGGAAGTTGCGACGCTTGTGAATGAGAGGCTGCAGGCGGGGACGTATGAAACTATTTTTGACGGGAGTGGACTGAATAGCGGGGTGTATTTTTATAGACTTACTACAGATGGTTTTTCGGAGACAAAAAGAATGGTATATTTAAAATAA